The region GGCGGGGGGCTGGGTCCGGGCGGCGGCCGGGATCCTCCTCTGCATGGTGACGGCGCGGACGGCGGCGATGGCGTTCAACCGGCTCGTCGACCGGGCGCTCGACGCCGCCAACCCGCGGACCGCTTCGCGCCACCTGCCGCGCGGCGACGTCGGCGCCGGCGAGGTCCTCGGCCTCGTCGTCGCCAGCTCGGCGGGATTCATCGCCGCCACGCTGCTGTTCCTCCCCAACTGGCTGCCGGTGGTGCTCTCGGTGCCGGTGCTCGCCTGGCTGCTCGGCTACAGCTACGCCAAGCGGTTCACGATACTCGCCCACGTCTGGCTCGGTGCGGCGCTTGGGCTGGCGCCGATCGCCGCCTGGATCGCCCTCCGCGGCGCGACGCTGCTGTCGACCCCCGCCGACCTGCTCCCGGCGCTGCTCCTCGGCGCCGCGGTGACGGCCTGGGTGGCCGGGTTCGACATGATCTATGCCTGCCAGGACGCCGGGTTCGACGCCGCCCACGGGCTGGAGAGCATTCCCGCCCGGCTCGGAGTGCCGCGGGCGCTGGCGGTCTCGAAGCCGCTCCACGCGACGACGCTCCTCCTCCTCGCCCTCCTCCCCGGCGTGGTCCCTGAATTGGGTGGAATCTACTGGGCCGCACTGGCGGCGATCGCCGCCCTGCTCGTCTGGGAACACTCGCTGGTCCGCCCCGACGACCTGTCGCGGGTCAACGAGGCGTTTTTCACGGCCAACGCCGTGATCGGCCTGGTCCTCCTGGTAGCGATCGCCGCCGACCTGGTGTGGTGACCCGGGACCGGCGATGGCCGCGGAAAACGGCGGCCGCCTCCCGGGATCGGTTGCGGAAACCGGCCGGCTGCGGTTCCCCTGGTGGTGCCGCGGCAGTCGCGGCCCTTCTAGAAAAGGAAGGCTCGAATGATCCGCGCCGTCGTTCCGTCGCTCGACGCGATCCGTGAAAAGGTCGAGGGCGGCGTCCGCCTCGACGCTGCCGAGAGCGAGATGCTGTGGGACGAGTCGATCGACGTCCACGAGCTCGGCGAGCTGGCCAACCTCGTCCGCGAGCGGAAGAACGGCAACCGCGCCTTCTACAACATCAACACCCACCTGAACCCGACCAACGTCTGCGTCTACCGCTGCAGCTTCTGCGCCTTCCGCGCCGACCTGCGCGAGTCGCGTGGGTACGTGATGAGCGACGAGCAGATCCTCGCCCGCGGGGGCGAGGCGGTCGCCGCCGGCAGCACCGAGATGCACATCGTCGGCGGGCTCCATCACCAGAAGGACTACGACTGGTACCTGGGGATCATCCGCCTCCTCCACGACCACTACCCCGCGCTCCACCTCAAGGCCTGGACGCCGGTCGAGATCAACTGGTTCTGCCACCTCACCAAGCGGTCGGTGCGCGAGATCCTCGTCGAGCTCAAGTCGGCGGGCCTCGGCAGCCTGCCCGGCGGCGGCGCCGAGATCTTCCATCCCGAGGTCCGCGACAAGATCTGCGAGCACAAGGCCGACACGCAGGAGTGGTTCACGATCCACAGCACCGCCCACGAACTCGGGCTGCGGAGCAACGCCACGATGCTCTACGGCCACATCGAGAACGCCTTCCATCGCACCGACCACCTCCTCCGCCTCCGCGCGCTGCAGGACGAGACCGGCGGGTTCCAGACGTTCATCCCGCTCGCCTTCCACCCCGCCAACACGCGGCTATCCCACATCCCCAAGCCGACGGCGGCATTCAGCCTGCGGACGATGGCGGTCTCGCGGCTGGTGCTCGACAACTTCGACCACCTCAAGGCTTACTGGATCATGCTCGGGATCGGCACCGCGCAGGCGGCGCTGGCCTACGGCGCCGACGATCTCGACGGCACCGTGCGCCACGAACTGATCTACCACGACGCCGGCGCCACGACGCCGGAGGTGCTGTCGGTCGACGAGATCACGCGTTTGATCCGCGAGGCGGGGCGCGTCCCCGTCGAGCGCGACACGCTCTACAACCGCGTGGAGCGAGGCGCGTCCGGCTGGCGAAGCGTGGCGGCGGCGTCCTGAGCGGCTGGCGCGCAGGCCGTCAGCCGACCTGGCCGAGGCCGAGCGTCGCCCCCCAGCGCGTCTCGACCAACGCGCGGACACGGGCAAGCGCCGGATCGGAAAGCAGTGGGTCGCGCTCGAACAGCGCCTTGGCGTCGGCGCGGGCCTCGGCGACGAGGTCGGTGTCGCGGATCAGGTCGGCGAGATACAGCGGCGGGCTGCCGCTCTGCCGCGTCCCCACCAGGTCGCCGGCGCCGCGGAGGAGCAGATCCTGCTCGGCGAGGCGGAAGCCGTCGGTCGTCGCCACGAACGCGTCGATCCGCGGCTGCGGCCGGGCGGCGTCGGCGACCAGGGCCCCGCAGATCCCCTGCACCCCGCCCCGGGCGACGCGGCCGCGGAGCTGGTGGAGCTGGGCGAGGCCGAAGCTCTCGGCGTCGAGGATCGTCATCGCCGTCGCCCGGGGGACGTCGATCCCGACCTCGACGAGGCTCGTCGCCACGAGGACGTCGATCTCGCCGTCGCGGAAGCGTTCCATCACCGCGTCGCGCGCCGCCGGGTTGAGGCGGCCGTGGACGAGGCCGAGGCGGAAGGCCTCGAGCGGGCCGTTGGCGAGCTGCTCGTAGGCCCCGGCCACGCTCGCCAGCCCGCGCGCCGAGTCGTCGACGGTGGGGACGATGACGTAGCCCTGGCGGCCGTCACGGAGCTTGCGCGCGAAGAAATCCCACCAGTCGTCGGCCTGCGGGGGCTCGACCTTGTAGGTCGCCACCGGCTGGCGGCCGGGGGGCGCCTCGTCGAGCACGGAGACGTCGAGATCGCCGTACAGCGCGTGGGCGATCGTCCGCGGGATCGGCGTCGCCGTCATCACCAGCGTGTGCGGGTCGCCGTCGCCGCGCTGCAGCAGCGCGCGCTGGAGGACGCCGAAGCGGTGCTGCTCGTCGATCACGACCAGCCCGAGGCGCGCGAAGCGGACGCCGTCGGCGAGCAGCGCCTGCGTGCCGACGACGATCGGCACGTCGCCGGCCCCGATCCGGGCGACGGCCTCGCGCCGGTCCCGCGCCTTCTGGCTGCCGGAGAGGAGGCAGACGCCGACGCCGCTGGAGTCGAGGAGCCGGCCAAGCGTGGCGGCGTGCTGGCGGGCGAGCAGCTCGGTCGGGGCCATCAGCGCCGCCTGGTAGCGCTGCACCGGCTCGGCGGCGGGCACGCGCGTGGCCACGGTGGCGAGCATCGCGTACACCGCCAGCGCCGTCTTCCCGCTCCCCACGTCCCCCTGGAGGAGCCGGTTCATCGGTTCGCCGCGCGCCATGTCGGCGACGATCTCCGCCGCCAC is a window of Planctomycetota bacterium DNA encoding:
- a CDS encoding 4-hydroxybenzoate octaprenyltransferase, translating into MLARLRTYLELVRFSHTVFALPFAVMAALIAARRIADGAAPAGGWVRAAAGILLCMVTARTAAMAFNRLVDRALDAANPRTASRHLPRGDVGAGEVLGLVVASSAGFIAATLLFLPNWLPVVLSVPVLAWLLGYSYAKRFTILAHVWLGAALGLAPIAAWIALRGATLLSTPADLLPALLLGAAVTAWVAGFDMIYACQDAGFDAAHGLESIPARLGVPRALAVSKPLHATTLLLLALLPGVVPELGGIYWAALAAIAALLVWEHSLVRPDDLSRVNEAFFTANAVIGLVLLVAIAADLVW
- the mqnE gene encoding aminofutalosine synthase MqnE, whose protein sequence is MIRAVVPSLDAIREKVEGGVRLDAAESEMLWDESIDVHELGELANLVRERKNGNRAFYNINTHLNPTNVCVYRCSFCAFRADLRESRGYVMSDEQILARGGEAVAAGSTEMHIVGGLHHQKDYDWYLGIIRLLHDHYPALHLKAWTPVEINWFCHLTKRSVREILVELKSAGLGSLPGGGAEIFHPEVRDKICEHKADTQEWFTIHSTAHELGLRSNATMLYGHIENAFHRTDHLLRLRALQDETGGFQTFIPLAFHPANTRLSHIPKPTAAFSLRTMAVSRLVLDNFDHLKAYWIMLGIGTAQAALAYGADDLDGTVRHELIYHDAGATTPEVLSVDEITRLIREAGRVPVERDTLYNRVERGASGWRSVAAAS
- the recG gene encoding ATP-dependent DNA helicase RecG, encoding MAPDSDGGSAGGDGAAAPPDGAPDRGLGTALALLPGLGGGRARRLERLGLVTVADALMHFPRDYRDFSGAHAVADLVAGEPASLAGDVADVRTRTTAAGRALLSVRLVCRDGHVRATWFNMPFLARRFAAGQRVVIAGSPRRGAHGWEFAHPEVRWLAAGEADPTGDWLPVYPLAAGVQQHHVRTAVAAALEHGADAAVEALPEGMRAAKGLLPIAAALRAIHHPGDEAQLATARRRFVYQELFMLQLALRMHRGRQQVRRAAPVIAVDTRLDHRIRARFPYEFTPGQRRVAAEIVADMARGEPMNRLLQGDVGSGKTALAVYAMLATVATRVPAAEPVQRYQAALMAPTELLARQHAATLGRLLDSSGVGVCLLSGSQKARDRREAVARIGAGDVPIVVGTQALLADGVRFARLGLVVIDEQHRFGVLQRALLQRGDGDPHTLVMTATPIPRTIAHALYGDLDVSVLDEAPPGRQPVATYKVEPPQADDWWDFFARKLRDGRQGYVIVPTVDDSARGLASVAGAYEQLANGPLEAFRLGLVHGRLNPAARDAVMERFRDGEIDVLVATSLVEVGIDVPRATAMTILDAESFGLAQLHQLRGRVARGGVQGICGALVADAARPQPRIDAFVATTDGFRLAEQDLLLRGAGDLVGTRQSGSPPLYLADLIRDTDLVAEARADAKALFERDPLLSDPALARVRALVETRWGATLGLGQVG